The Cyprinus carpio isolate SPL01 chromosome B17, ASM1834038v1, whole genome shotgun sequence genome has a window encoding:
- the LOC109093295 gene encoding adhesion G-protein coupled receptor G2-like, with translation MSQSDANITAPYLESLTLISSIGCGISIFFLSIGLFMHFLLRKAKSNQATKILMNMFVALFLLNASFLSNESIANTGDNTACVFIALLLHYSMLASFTWFFIQALHMYLWLIRQNVSITNYMRKITVLGWVFAAPIVVGIASGGEYETVTLNTTSGKIARMCWTTNPYIHYIVNIGYYALVFVFTTGIFIMIVTKVLQARNLKMVDSKRKTFRKQLMMVLSLFLLFGLTWSVAFFSYGPMHITSYYIFTVLNSLQGFFLFLYYYHIHNDVAGNFSDDPESTDSTTTIAQSSHTAVENIYN, from the exons ATG TCTCAGTCAGATGCAAACATCACAGCGCCGTATCTGGAATCACTGACTTTAATTTCTTCTATCGGCTGCGGCatctccattttttttctgtccatcGGTTTATTCATGCATTTCCTGCTACG gaAAGCCAAATCAAATCAGGCCACGAAGATCTTGATGAACATGTTTGTGGCTTTGTTTCTACTGAATGCTTCGTTTTTGTCAAACGAGAGCATCGCTAACACAGGAGACAACACTGCGTGCGTCTTCATAGCGCTGCTCCTGCATTACTCCATGCTGGCCTCATTCACCTGGTTCTTCATTCAAGCTCTTCATATGTACTTATGGCTCATCAGACAGAACGTCTCCATCACAAACTACATGAGGAAGATCACCGTGTTGGGCTGGG tgtttgccGCACCGATAGTCGTAGGTATTGCTTCTGGAGGAGAATATGAAACAGTGACCCTAAACACTACATCTGGAAAAATCGCACGAAT GTGCTGGACTACAAATCCTTACATTCACTACATAGTGAACATCGGCTACTACGCTTTAGTTTTCGTCTTCACGACAGGAATCTTCATCATGATCGTCACTAAGGTCCTTCAGGCCAGAAACTTAAAAATGGTTGACAGCAAGAGAAAGACGTTCAGAAAGCAGCTGATGATGGTGTTGAGTTTGTTCCTGCTCTTCGGTCTGACGTGGTCTGTGGCGTTCTTCAGTTATGGACCGATGCACATTACCTCATATTACATATTCACTGTGCTGAACTCGTTACAGG gttttttccTCTTCCTGTACTACTACCACATTCACAATGATGTCGCGGGTAATTTCTCTGATGATCCAGAAAGCACAGACTCCACCACAACCATCGCTCAATCCAGCCATACTGCTGTGGAAAATATTTATAACTAG
- the LOC122140241 gene encoding uncharacterized protein LOC122140241 produces the protein MTRPKFRPCPSCQTPNQASRKSCYVCFGSLSTKQKIKHKVVSLDSQWGQSVVNSRNTGRIIDSARIAVRKLDAVGYKPILFIGKQDKKASNKWVADIITYLQPTLVTRNFLEKMQRAYEFILTNATSTAQQLDNDIPVAEQHNSPSLEQCNGSILELESLTVERPECLTVKQESLTVERPECLTVKQESLTVERPECLTVKQESLTVERPECLAVKQESLTVERPECLAVKQESLTVERAGVPRSETGEPHRRAAGRASP, from the exons ATGACACGGCCCAAATTCAGGCCCTGTCCGTCTTGCCAGACTCCCAATCAGGCAAGCAGGAAAAGCTGTTATGTCTGCTTTGGAAGTCTGtccactaaacaaaaaataaaacacaaagtggTGTCTCTGGATAGCCAGTGGGGGCAATCTGTGGTGAACAGCAGAAATACTGGCCGTATAATTGATTCTGCCCGTATTGCA GTGCGGAAACTTGACGCAGTGGGTTACaagcctattttatttattggcaAACAAGATAAAAAGGCTTCCAATAAGTGGGTTGCAGACATAATTACCTATTTGCAGCCCACTCTTGTCACAAGAAATTTTTTGGAGAAGATGCAAAGGGCTTATGAATTTATCTTGACTAATG CAACTTCCACAGCACAGCAGCTGGACAATGACATCCCCGTAGCGGAGCAGCACAACAGCCCTAGTCTGGAGCAGTGCAACGGTTCCATTTTGGAGCTGGAGAGCCTCACCGTGGAGCGGCCGGAGTGCCTCACCGTGAAACAGGAGAGCCTCACCGTAGAACGGCCGGAGTGCCTCACCGTGAAACAGGAGAGCCTCACCGTAGAACGGCCGGAGTGCCTCACCGTGAAACAGGAAAGCCTCACCGTAGAGCGGCCGGAGTGCCTCGCAGTGAAACAGGAGAGCCTCACCGTAGAGCGGCCGGAGTGCCTCGCAGTGAAACAGGAGAGCCTCACCGTAGAGCGGGCCGGAGTGCCTCGCAGTGAAACAGGAGAGCCTCACCGTAGAGCGGCCGGGAGAGCCTCACCGTGA